The following coding sequences are from one Sesamum indicum cultivar Zhongzhi No. 13 linkage group LG11, S_indicum_v1.0, whole genome shotgun sequence window:
- the LOC105173215 gene encoding AT-hook motif nuclear-localized protein 22-like, with protein sequence MDQLAHGRPLPPPFHTRDLQLHHQFQHHHQNPDDEQSGNSNSGGLSLKRDREENYGLPPTTATTTATSDGKELGPQSSDHGEVTRRPRGRPAGSKNKPKPPIIITRDSANALRSHVMEVANGCDIQESVSNFATRRQRGVCILSGSGTVTNVTLRQPAAPGAVLTLHGRFEILSLSGSFLPPPAPPAASSLTIYLAGAQGQVVGGTVVGPLLASGPVMIMAASFGNAAYERLPLEDEEQQQQQPPAAVPGSGQLESPGISGQQLMNDPNTNMFQGMPQNMLNSLPAEAYWGTGRPPF encoded by the coding sequence atgGATCAGCTTGCTCACGGCCGGCCGCTGCCACCACCCTTTCACACTAGAGATCTTCAGCTCCACCACCAATTCCAGCACCACCATCAAAATCCCGACGACGAGCAAAGTGGAAATAGCAACTCCGGCGGCCTCAGCCTCAAACGGGATCGTGAAGAAAATTACGGCCTTCCACCCACCACCGCCACGACCACCGCGACTTCTGATGGGAAAGAACTTGGTCCACAGTCCAGTGATCACGGCGAGGTCACTCGTAGACCACGGGGCCGCCCCGCTGGCTCGAAAAACAAGCCCAAACCACCGATTATTATCACTCGGGACAGCGCAAATGCCCTCAGATCCCATGTAATGGAAGTCGCCAACGGCTGTGACATTCAAGAGAGCGTTTCCAACTTTGCCACGCGGCGGCAGAGAGGGGTTTGCATCTTGAGCGGCAGCGGCACCGTTACGAATGTTACCCTCCGGCAGCCGGCCGCACCTGGTGCCGTTCTGACCTTACATGGAAGATTCGAAATTCTGTCGCTCTCTGGATCGTTTCTTCCTCCGCCCGCCCCGCCGGCGGCTTCGAGTCTTACCATATATCTAGCCGGCGCTCAAGGGCAGGTGGTGGGAGGAACGGTGGTAGGCCCACTGCTCGCTTCTGGGCCGGTAATGATTATGGCCGCATCGTTTGGTAATGCAGCGTATGAGCGGCTGCCATTAGAGGACGaagagcagcagcagcagcagcccCCTGCGGCGGTTCCCGGCAGCGGACAGTTGGAATCTCCTGGGATTTCCGGACAGCAACTGATGAATGATCCAAACACAAATATGTTTCAAGGGATGCCTCAAAACATGCTAAATTCATTACCAGCTGAGGCATACTGGGGAACAGGTCGACCTCCATTTTAG